The window AACGCGCTGACCGCGCGTTTCCCGGTCTATCGCTGATCCGTCCGCCTTGCGCAGCCTCCGCAACCTGCAGCCATGAAATGCCCTTTTTGCGGTCACGGCGAAACCCAGGTCGTGGAGACGCGCGAGTCTGAGGACGGCGATTTGATCCGCCGCCGCCGCCGCTGCGGCGGCTGCGAGCAACGCTTCACGACCTACGAACGTGCCGAGGTGGCCATGCCCAGCGTGGTCAAGAAGGACGGCAGCCGCGCCGACTTCGACCTGGGCAAGGTTCAGGCCTCGATGCGCCTGGCGCTGCGCAAACGCCCCGTCGCCGTGGAACAGGTCGACGCCGCGCTCGAACGCATCGAGCGCAAGCTGCTGACCAGCGGCACCAAGGAGATCACCACCGCCAAATTGGGCGAACTGGTGATGCGCGAGCTCAAGAAGCTGGACAAGGTGGCGTATGTGCGCTTTGCTTCGGTGTATCGCAGCTTTGAAGATGTGGATGAATTCAGCCGGTTGATTCAGGATATTTGAGAGCGAGAATAGACCAGACCAGCGGTCTGTGCGGCGCGACCAGCGGAATCGATTGTTGTCCCGGCGTTGGACACAATCGCAGCATGCGCCCCGTTGCCCTCTCCCCTTATCTTCGGAAGCACCGCCTCGGCTTCACGCTGATTGAGCTGATGGTTACTGTTTCCGTCGTGGCGATTCTTGGCGCACTGGCTGTTCCGTCCTTGCGGGGGTTTTTTGTCCGGAACGCCTTTTCAAGTATCGGCAACGAGTTTCAGGGCAGCCTCCTGCGCGCTCGCAACGAGGCGGTGAGCAAGAACATCTGCGCCACGATGTGCATGAGCAACACGGTCGACGCGGCCGTTCCGTTCTGCAAGCAGTCTGGCCAGGACTGGCAGGTCGGATGGATTGTTTTTATGAATCCGTCGTGCGATGTCGATTACGGAAAAAATGCCAGCACGAAAGCCGTGGCCGCGGCCGACATGATTCTTGTCCGTCGCGCGGGCAATCCGGACTACGCTCTCATGGCCCAGAGTTCAACGAGAAAAATGATGTTCAACGCCCGCGGCAATGTGGGTTTGAGCACGGCAGACAGATTTGATCTTACTTATACCGACACCCAACTCGAGTTGAAATATGGATTCAACATCTGCTTGGACACCATGGGCCGAAGCAGGTCGATTCCCGTGACATCAACCTGCACCTACTGAATTCCGTGATGAATAACATTCCAGCACATCAGCGCGTCCGACACCCCGCCGCATGGAATTCTCGTGGCGTGACCCTGGTTGAAGTGCTGATTGCAGTCATCGTGCTGTCCGTCGGACTTCTGGGCATTGCCGGCCTTCAGGTGGTCACGACGAAGTACAAAATGGGCAGCGGTGTGCGCTCCGCCATCGCCGTCCTGTATTCGGACTTCACCGATCGCGTGCGGCTCAATCCGACGATGGCCGGGCCGAACTGGCTCACCGGCCAGACGTCGCCCGATATCGGTTCGTCCGACATCGACAGTTCCAAGTACACCTACCAGGCGACCTGGGCGGTGCAACAGGGGGTCCAGGACAACCAATTGGTCTCGACGGCATGCGATGCCTCGTCGACCTGCTCGCCAAGCCAGCGTGCTGACTACGACATGCTGACCTGGCGCAAACGCGTGCGCGAAAACCTTCCGCAAGGCGCGGTGTTCATCGCGGGCAATCGCAGTACCGGCATCGACGTCACGATGATGTGGATGGACAAGGAAAACACCGACAAGACCGCCAGGACCGACGACCGCACGAGTGCCACCCAGGTGTCCCTGGTTACCTCGGCCAATTGCAGTACCAACAACACCGAAACCGGTCTGGCGCAGCAAACCTGCTGCCCGCCAGCCGCCAGTGTGCCAGCCGGGGTGCGCTGCGCCCGCTTTTCCTTCATGCCATGAACCAGCGCAAACTTTTTCATCGCCAGCGCGGCGTGAGCCTGATCGAGTTGATGGTCACCATGGCCATCACCATGTTCCTGGTCGCCGCAGCGGCCTACGTGTATCTCGGCACGCGCGAGACGCAGCGCGCCGTCGAACGCAACAGCAGCAACGTCGACACGGGCACGTTCGCGATGCAACTGATCGGGCAGGAGATCATGAAGGCCGGCTATTACCCGGCCAACACTTCGCGGGTGCTGACGGCCGCAGAGGGCTATCCCAAGCTCAGCTATTACCCGCCCACCAAACTGGCTGAAAATGCCGCCCAAGCTACCGATTGGACACCCCCGACCACCGCAACCCCAGGCATTTACCTGTCGGGTCTATTCGGATGCAATGGCGGGACGTATCTGCCCGCTACGGGAACATGCCCCGCGTCAAGCGATACGGCGCCAGATTCCATCGTCATCAACTATTTCACCAATGACAAACTGGGTGCAGGAGTGGGAGACCGCACTGATTGCACTGGCGCCGACGTCGCCAATGATCCGAGCAACACCAATCGACTGAATACGACCAACATCGAGGCGCCTCCGCTACAACCTTTGTTTGTTTCCAACCGTTTTGCCATCACCGCTACCCAAACCGAGATCGAAAAACAGGCGGTGTCGACGTTCAGCTTGTCGTGCAACGGAAATGGTGCAACAACACCCACGAACATCTACCAGCCGCTGCTGCCCGGCATCGAAGACATGCAGTTCACCTACGGTGTCTTTGCGGTCTCGGCAGACTCGGGTTCAAGAACCCCGGAGAAGTTCTACACCGCCACGGAAGTGAGCGCTCTTGCCGCCGTGAATGTCGACAACGGCATGTTTGTCGTATCGACGCCTGCCTGGTCACGCGTATCGGCGGTCCGCGTCTGCATCATGGTGAAAAGCCAGGGTGCGAATCCAAAGATTGCAGACAAGGCTGGCGCAGAACGCAGTTATGTGGATTGCAAGGGCGCGACGCAAACTCAAGGGGCTTCGGACAGTAGTTTGCGCAGGAAATTCGAGCAGACCTTCGTGCTGCGTAACCGCATGAGCGTGGTGTACTGATGCGCGCCCCTTCTTCATTGGACAACTTCGTCGCGCCGTCAAACAACCAGGCTGTGAAGCAAAGTGGGGTGGCGTTGATCATGGTGTTGCTGTTCCTGGTGGCGATCACCGGGCTCACCGTCTGGGCGGCCCGGCAGGCCATGCTGGGCGAAGGCATGGCGCGCAATCAACAGGATCTGGAAGTAGCCCGGCAGGCGGCCGAATCGGCGCTTCGCGACGCCGAGCGCGATCTGAAGAACGTGACACCGCTGGCCAATTTCTCTTGCAGCCGGGGTGGGGCAATATTGCCCGTCAAATTCAACCCCTCCTGCCAGGGGGGCCTGTGTTACCGGCCGGACAGCGACTATGGCACTTCGCAGTGGGCCAATGCGACCGCTGGCTCCACGGTCAACTCGGAACCGTGGTGGCCGATCGGCAAAGGCGGGTTGTGGAACGATGTCAATGATCCATCGGCCTCCACCAATACAAAACCGATTCGCGTCCCCCCCACAGGGAGCAGCAATTGCGGTTTTACTGGCGGCGTGCCCCTAGGCACTTTCACCGGTGCGCCCGCCATCAGGGGCGTTGCCGCGCAGCCCGAATACCTCATCGAGTATTTCCGCCGCTCGATTCCGGGGCGCAAGGAAATGCCGGTCTACCGGATCACCGCCCGCGGCTTCGGCTACAGCCTGCGCACGCAAGTGGTGCTGCAATCCATCTTTTTGCCTGAGTGATCGCCAGAAGTCCGCGGCACGCCAGATCCCTTCGGAGCTCCAACATGACCATCACATCCTTCGCAAGGCCGCTGCTTCTGGCACTGGCGCTTCTGAGCGGGCTGTCCGCCAAGGCCACGCCGACCGAGGTGTCGACCCCCCGCCAGGCCATTCCGCCCAACATCACCACGACATCCAACAAGCCGATGCTGGTGCTCGCGGCCTCCAAGGACCATACCTTGTTCGGCCCCATCTACACGGACTTCGAAGACGTGGACGGCGACGGCGTCATCGACACCACTTTCATCCCCACATTCAAGTACTACGGCTATTTCGATGCCACCAAGTGCTACGCCTACAGCACGGCCAACGGCCAGTTCGAACCGGCGGCCTTGGCCACCGTTGTCACGGCCACGGTGGGTACCACCACCACGACCCGCTACACCTGCCCTTCGACGCAAAGCTACTGGAGCGGCAACTTTCTGAACTGGTCGTCCATGACGCGGCTGGATGTCGTGCGCAAGATGCTCTATGGCGGCACGCGCAGCACCGATGCCAATGGCAGCACCGTGCTGGAACGCGCCAAGCTCAACTACGACGCGCACTCCTTCGTCAAGTACTACCGCGGCACGGACATCCGCGACTACACGCCATTCACGACCGCGGCCCTGACCAAGACCACCGGCAGCAATGCCAACGTCTACGCCGGCCTGAGCATCTGCAACACCGGTTCGGCCGACAGCACGACAGCCTCGCCCAACGCGCCCGTGATGCGCATGGTCAAGGGCAACGTCCGTTTCTGGGCCACGGTGGAAGTGCAGGTGTGCCGCTGGCGTGAAAACTACAGCTCCGGTACCTTCGGCCCCAAGCTGGCCAGGTACTACAAGGATGCGGACAAAGGCGGCGGCGGCATCGCGCACGAGTTGACGATTCCCAGCCAATCCACGGACGGCGCCACGTACGACAGCAACATCGGCCCGGAGTTGACCGTGCGCGTCAAGGTGTGCGACCCGAACTTTCTGGGCGAAGAGCGCTGCCAGGCTTTTCCCGCCAACTCGCTCACGAACTACAAGCCTTATGGCCTGTTCCAGGAATTCGGCTATCCCAACGCCAATGGCGCAGCACGCGCCGAATTCGGCGTAATCACCGGCAGCTACGACTTGAACTACACCGCCGGCGCATTGCGCAAGAACATGGGCGATTTCGCGGATGAAATCAATGCGACGACAGGTGTTTTCTGCCACAGCGCCTCGTCGGGATGCGCCACGACGCTGGCATCTCCAGACGGACGGACCACCGGCCAAGGCGCGATCAAGGCCTTTGATGCCATCATCCTGAACGACCGCAACAACAACTCGTATGCGACCTCGGGCGTTCCCAGCACGGTTTCGGAGGGATCCCTGTCGTCGTGGGGAAATCCCATCGGCGAGATGCTGGTGCAGGCCCTCCAGTATTACGCCTATAACGGGACGGCGCCAACGCCGTCCAATCCCTCTTCGACGTCGAAGGACACCGCAAGAGGCGCGCCGGTACGGGCATGGACGGACCCTCTGTCGACCAGCAATGCAACACGCGCCGCGCTCTACGGCAACTCGGTTTGCCGCCCGTTGAATACCTTGCTGCTCTCCAGCAGTGCAACCAGTTTCGATGGACAGGCCGACACACCCTTCACGACGCTGCCGAACCGAACCGGCGACCTGGCCAGCTACACCAATGCCGTCGGCACGGCGGAGGGGATCAACAACTCGCTGCGTTCGATTGGCTCGGTGACGGGCGGATATGGCGACTCCTGCTCGGCCAAGACCGTAGGCAATCTTTCCAATGTGTCCGGCATCT of the Rhodoferax koreense genome contains:
- the pilV gene encoding type IV pilus modification protein PilV, which encodes MNNIPAHQRVRHPAAWNSRGVTLVEVLIAVIVLSVGLLGIAGLQVVTTKYKMGSGVRSAIAVLYSDFTDRVRLNPTMAGPNWLTGQTSPDIGSSDIDSSKYTYQATWAVQQGVQDNQLVSTACDASSTCSPSQRADYDMLTWRKRVRENLPQGAVFIAGNRSTGIDVTMMWMDKENTDKTARTDDRTSATQVSLVTSANCSTNNTETGLAQQTCCPPAASVPAGVRCARFSFMP
- a CDS encoding PilW family protein, which translates into the protein MNQRKLFHRQRGVSLIELMVTMAITMFLVAAAAYVYLGTRETQRAVERNSSNVDTGTFAMQLIGQEIMKAGYYPANTSRVLTAAEGYPKLSYYPPTKLAENAAQATDWTPPTTATPGIYLSGLFGCNGGTYLPATGTCPASSDTAPDSIVINYFTNDKLGAGVGDRTDCTGADVANDPSNTNRLNTTNIEAPPLQPLFVSNRFAITATQTEIEKQAVSTFSLSCNGNGATTPTNIYQPLLPGIEDMQFTYGVFAVSADSGSRTPEKFYTATEVSALAAVNVDNGMFVVSTPAWSRVSAVRVCIMVKSQGANPKIADKAGAERSYVDCKGATQTQGASDSSLRRKFEQTFVLRNRMSVVY
- the nrdR gene encoding transcriptional regulator NrdR; its protein translation is MKCPFCGHGETQVVETRESEDGDLIRRRRRCGGCEQRFTTYERAEVAMPSVVKKDGSRADFDLGKVQASMRLALRKRPVAVEQVDAALERIERKLLTSGTKEITTAKLGELVMRELKKLDKVAYVRFASVYRSFEDVDEFSRLIQDI
- a CDS encoding GspH/FimT family pseudopilin produces the protein MRPVALSPYLRKHRLGFTLIELMVTVSVVAILGALAVPSLRGFFVRNAFSSIGNEFQGSLLRARNEAVSKNICATMCMSNTVDAAVPFCKQSGQDWQVGWIVFMNPSCDVDYGKNASTKAVAAADMILVRRAGNPDYALMAQSSTRKMMFNARGNVGLSTADRFDLTYTDTQLELKYGFNICLDTMGRSRSIPVTSTCTY
- a CDS encoding pilus assembly PilX family protein, whose protein sequence is MRAPSSLDNFVAPSNNQAVKQSGVALIMVLLFLVAITGLTVWAARQAMLGEGMARNQQDLEVARQAAESALRDAERDLKNVTPLANFSCSRGGAILPVKFNPSCQGGLCYRPDSDYGTSQWANATAGSTVNSEPWWPIGKGGLWNDVNDPSASTNTKPIRVPPTGSSNCGFTGGVPLGTFTGAPAIRGVAAQPEYLIEYFRRSIPGRKEMPVYRITARGFGYSLRTQVVLQSIFLPE